A part of Melittangium boletus DSM 14713 genomic DNA contains:
- a CDS encoding thiamine-phosphate kinase, which translates to MSTSKKVTLGDLGEFRVLREVVLPLARSADGLTQAGDDCAFVAAGGDTLAVTADVGPRPIIRSLAAHRDDWEASGWLAVVATASDVASAGARPLLLANCVDAPADLDVDVLARFMRGYFSAMTEFGFRNGGGDLRQGPVLAARVFGVGLLDGARRIGRNGARSGDRLVVVGPAGSFMAHYLLASEREIQLGVAGATPADAAPNALRFPRPQLRAMRLLAERDLVRAASDTSDGLLGAIENIASASGCGFALELDEALLSQDVKDAAASKTVASPWNLFFAWGDWSVAAVVDGARVADFEHCCRENEIDWRPLGWVVPEVGELTATLGGRTLNVTPVRNENFLVRGFNSGLEGHLGYILNTPILTSRSIE; encoded by the coding sequence ATGAGTACATCCAAGAAGGTGACGCTTGGCGATCTTGGTGAGTTCCGCGTTTTAAGGGAGGTGGTGCTGCCGCTCGCGCGTTCCGCTGATGGGCTTACTCAGGCTGGCGACGACTGCGCGTTCGTCGCGGCGGGCGGCGACACCCTCGCAGTCACTGCTGACGTCGGGCCGCGCCCGATCATTCGCAGCCTAGCCGCGCATCGGGACGATTGGGAGGCGTCCGGCTGGCTCGCCGTGGTCGCGACGGCCAGCGATGTTGCTTCGGCAGGGGCGAGGCCGCTCCTCCTTGCAAACTGCGTCGACGCTCCCGCAGACCTTGATGTCGACGTCCTCGCGCGATTCATGCGTGGCTACTTTTCGGCCATGACCGAATTCGGCTTTCGGAACGGAGGTGGCGATCTCCGCCAGGGTCCTGTGCTCGCGGCGCGCGTGTTCGGCGTGGGCTTGTTGGACGGTGCCCGCCGCATCGGGCGAAACGGCGCTCGGTCGGGCGACCGACTGGTCGTCGTTGGGCCCGCCGGATCTTTCATGGCGCACTACCTCTTGGCTTCGGAGCGCGAGATACAGTTGGGCGTCGCCGGGGCCACTCCAGCAGATGCTGCGCCCAACGCGCTCCGGTTCCCTCGGCCCCAGCTCCGAGCCATGCGCCTGCTTGCCGAGCGCGATCTGGTGCGGGCGGCTTCCGACACCTCGGATGGCCTGCTCGGCGCCATCGAGAACATAGCGAGTGCATCAGGCTGCGGGTTCGCTCTCGAACTTGACGAGGCTCTTCTGTCGCAGGATGTGAAGGACGCTGCGGCGTCGAAGACTGTCGCAAGCCCGTGGAACTTGTTCTTCGCGTGGGGCGACTGGTCGGTTGCCGCAGTGGTGGATGGCGCGAGGGTCGCGGATTTTGAGCACTGCTGTCGCGAAAATGAAATCGACTGGCGTCCACTCGGTTGGGTCGTTCCGGAGGTCGGTGAGTTGACGGCGACGCTGGGCGGCCGAACGTTGAACGTGACACCAGTCCGGAACGAAAACTTTCTGGTTCGCGGCTTCAACTCGGGGCTCGAGGGGCACCTCGGCTACATCCTTAATACGCCGATATTGACCTCTAGGAGCATCGAATGA
- a CDS encoding DNA glycosylase AlkZ-like family protein, with product MPSKKTTPAVTLPADEARAYLVSHLALAAPVFPAGAPGARALLARLRHIQLDPLDVIGTNADLVALARVEGLVRGDVFRHLYPGHAFEHWAKERCLLPASAFPHYREGSLEAPWWRHATRLERLPPEVPGAVLRELEARGPLSAAELTDHGAVEPLDWSGWKGTAKATSMALEVLWRRCDIVVCGRSPRGKRYDVPHRALPDVARASPGYTAAGEEGFSRWALGERVEAAGLLSRGAGAHWSMLAPVRGSALPDTLVREGVLEEVVLPEASRRYLAPAGFRDRPVTAPDERMRILGPLDPLLWDRSLVKQLFGFEYIWEVYKPEEQRRWGWYVCPLLHRGRLVGRLQARVEEDVLRVERLWREKGVKLDDAALDEALARHARACGAVNVRRPRARVG from the coding sequence GTGCCCTCGAAAAAGACGACCCCCGCCGTGACCCTGCCCGCCGACGAGGCGCGGGCGTACCTCGTGAGCCACCTCGCCCTCGCCGCGCCCGTGTTCCCCGCGGGGGCGCCGGGCGCGCGCGCGCTCCTCGCGCGGCTGCGCCACATCCAGTTGGATCCGCTCGATGTCATCGGCACCAACGCGGACTTGGTGGCGCTCGCGCGCGTGGAGGGGCTCGTGCGGGGGGACGTGTTCCGCCATCTCTACCCCGGCCATGCCTTCGAGCACTGGGCCAAGGAGCGCTGTCTGCTGCCGGCCTCGGCGTTTCCGCACTACCGCGAGGGCTCGCTCGAGGCGCCCTGGTGGCGCCACGCCACGCGCCTGGAGCGGCTGCCCCCCGAGGTGCCGGGCGCCGTGTTGCGGGAGCTGGAGGCGCGAGGCCCGCTGTCAGCCGCGGAGCTCACGGACCATGGCGCGGTGGAGCCGCTCGACTGGAGCGGTTGGAAGGGCACGGCGAAGGCCACCTCCATGGCGCTCGAGGTGCTGTGGCGGCGCTGCGACATCGTGGTGTGCGGCCGGAGCCCCCGGGGCAAGCGCTACGACGTGCCGCACCGGGCCCTGCCGGACGTGGCGCGCGCCTCGCCGGGGTACACGGCGGCCGGTGAGGAAGGCTTCTCGCGCTGGGCGCTCGGGGAGCGGGTGGAGGCGGCGGGCCTGCTGTCGCGCGGGGCGGGCGCGCACTGGTCCATGCTGGCGCCGGTGCGGGGCTCGGCGCTGCCGGACACCCTGGTGCGCGAGGGCGTCCTGGAAGAGGTGGTGCTGCCCGAGGCCTCGCGGCGCTACCTGGCGCCGGCGGGCTTCCGCGACCGGCCCGTGACGGCGCCAGATGAACGGATGCGGATTCTGGGGCCGTTGGATCCCCTGCTGTGGGACCGCTCGCTGGTGAAGCAGCTCTTCGGCTTCGAGTATATCTGGGAGGTGTACAAACCCGAGGAGCAGCGGCGCTGGGGCTGGTACGTCTGCCCGCTGCTGCACCGGGGACGACTCGTGGGCCGCCTGCAGGCGCGCGTGGAGGAGGACGTCCTGCGTGTGGAGCGGTTGTGGAGGGAGAAGGGGGTGAAGCTGGACGACGCGGCGCTCGACGAGGCCCTGGCGCGGCATGCCCGGGCCTGCGGTGCGGTCAATGTGCGCCGGCCCCGGGCCCGGGTGGGATGA
- a CDS encoding VIT domain-containing protein, whose protein sequence is MLRPLIAVLLLCSVARAAEPERPASPPTPPVPPRILFVPEAERPVELKRLEVHALVHGMLAETTTTLVFHNPNRRVLEGQLEFPLPPGATVSGYALDVGGQLVDGVVVPKEEARIAFEKEVRKGVDPGLVEHVRGDRFRTRIYPIPAGGTRTVQVRHMTELAVREESAGYRLPLPFGVLPEASVRIEVVRGLAAPPRFSGGFGELVAVRANESWVAEQRLQDARPGADLVVELPVRQEPSVAVGCRAEGECYAMVTDLPKLPPPGAPLPPPRRLGIVWDASSSRAGDHPRELAFLQQLLARWPVAEVKLVVVRDQAEPARVLVPQALRDELGQVVYDGGTGLGALDLASDKTVGAWLLFSDGLGTVGASLPRTGSAPVYAVVDGAGADTAVLRHIAANGDVIDLALEEVGQAVARVVSPPWRLLRVEADGASLADVLPRAQPITGPVTVAGRLLASKATLTLVYGAGSQEVARRSVTVSRAEAVDAPHAALAWAQRRIAELSALPVEHAQELTALGRRFGLVTPGTSMLVLENLEQYLEHDIEPPASRAEMRAQFLAQRAERRKAEQQGKQAKIDEVLAMWRERVSWWETEFKVSPDFGSREKPKKSASARMEGEERQMSERAARAPPRPEPVAESEAREMDGDDSFGAGAVAPPPSAAAPVARHAEPAKKAPGSGGNESSIAITEWNPETPYLQAMRAAGAQKAYAAYLKARGDYANNPAFLLDCADFLLKGGQRPLGLRVLSNLAELRIEDPALLRVYAWRLQQAGELDTAIRVLRGVLRLRPEEPQSYRDLALALSLRGEGSRSVPDLEAAMELLTQVVMKTWDRFPQIEVIALMELNRLLALAERLQAGGPPARCELDARLRKLLDVDVRIVLSWDADLTDVDLHVEEPTGETAYYGHNRTEQGGLVSRDFTQGYGPEEYVLHRALPGTYTIRAHYYGSRQQTLLGPATVTATVITRYGRPGEQRQVLTLRLEGAKDLVEIGKVRIGKLQ, encoded by the coding sequence ATGCTCCGTCCCCTCATCGCCGTCCTGCTCCTGTGCTCGGTGGCCCGCGCCGCCGAGCCCGAACGCCCCGCTTCGCCTCCGACGCCGCCCGTGCCGCCGCGCATCCTGTTCGTCCCCGAGGCCGAGCGCCCGGTGGAGCTCAAGCGGCTGGAGGTGCACGCCCTCGTGCACGGGATGCTCGCGGAGACCACCACCACGCTCGTCTTCCACAACCCCAACCGCCGCGTGCTCGAGGGGCAGCTCGAGTTCCCCCTGCCGCCCGGCGCCACCGTGAGCGGCTACGCGCTGGACGTGGGCGGCCAGCTCGTCGACGGCGTGGTGGTGCCCAAGGAGGAGGCGCGCATCGCCTTCGAGAAGGAGGTGCGCAAGGGCGTGGACCCCGGCCTCGTCGAGCACGTGCGCGGCGACCGCTTCCGCACCCGCATCTACCCCATCCCGGCGGGAGGCACGCGCACGGTGCAGGTGCGCCACATGACCGAGCTGGCCGTGCGCGAGGAGTCCGCCGGCTACCGGCTGCCGCTGCCCTTCGGCGTGCTGCCCGAGGCCTCCGTGCGCATCGAGGTGGTGCGCGGCCTGGCGGCGCCTCCCCGCTTCAGCGGCGGCTTCGGCGAACTCGTCGCGGTGCGCGCCAACGAGAGCTGGGTGGCCGAGCAGCGGCTCCAGGACGCCCGCCCTGGCGCGGACCTCGTGGTGGAGCTGCCCGTGCGCCAGGAGCCGTCCGTGGCGGTGGGCTGCCGCGCGGAGGGCGAGTGCTACGCCATGGTGACGGACCTGCCGAAGCTGCCGCCCCCAGGCGCGCCCCTGCCGCCGCCGCGCCGGCTCGGCATCGTCTGGGACGCCTCCAGCAGCCGCGCGGGAGACCACCCGCGCGAGCTGGCCTTTCTCCAGCAGTTGCTCGCGCGCTGGCCCGTCGCCGAGGTGAAGCTGGTGGTGGTGAGGGACCAGGCCGAGCCCGCTCGCGTCCTCGTGCCCCAGGCGCTGCGCGATGAGCTGGGGCAAGTCGTCTATGACGGCGGCACGGGCCTCGGCGCGCTGGACCTCGCCAGTGACAAGACGGTGGGCGCGTGGCTGCTCTTCTCGGACGGCCTGGGCACAGTGGGCGCCTCGCTCCCTCGCACGGGCTCGGCGCCCGTGTATGCCGTGGTGGACGGCGCGGGCGCGGACACGGCGGTGCTGCGCCACATCGCCGCTAACGGGGACGTGATTGACCTCGCGCTCGAGGAGGTGGGGCAGGCCGTGGCGCGCGTGGTGTCCCCGCCGTGGCGCCTGCTGCGCGTGGAGGCTGACGGCGCGAGCCTCGCCGACGTGCTGCCGCGCGCCCAGCCGATTACCGGGCCGGTGACGGTCGCGGGCCGCCTGCTCGCGAGCAAGGCCACCCTCACGCTCGTCTACGGCGCGGGCTCCCAGGAGGTGGCGCGGCGCAGCGTCACGGTGAGCCGCGCGGAGGCCGTCGACGCCCCGCACGCGGCGCTCGCCTGGGCCCAGCGGCGCATTGCCGAGCTGTCCGCCCTGCCCGTGGAGCACGCCCAGGAGCTCACCGCCCTGGGCCGTCGCTTCGGCCTGGTGACGCCGGGCACCTCGATGCTCGTGCTGGAGAATCTGGAGCAGTACCTCGAACACGACATCGAGCCGCCGGCCTCGCGGGCCGAGATGCGCGCCCAGTTCCTCGCCCAGCGCGCCGAGCGCCGCAAGGCGGAGCAGCAGGGGAAGCAGGCCAAAATCGACGAGGTGCTGGCGATGTGGCGCGAGCGCGTGAGCTGGTGGGAGACCGAGTTCAAGGTGTCCCCGGACTTCGGCTCGAGGGAGAAGCCGAAGAAGAGCGCGAGCGCCCGGATGGAGGGGGAGGAGCGGCAGATGAGCGAGCGCGCGGCCCGGGCGCCTCCTCGGCCAGAGCCCGTGGCCGAGAGCGAGGCCCGGGAGATGGACGGGGACGACTCCTTCGGAGCGGGGGCCGTGGCGCCTCCGCCCTCCGCTGCTGCTCCCGTGGCGCGTCATGCCGAGCCGGCCAAGAAGGCCCCGGGCTCCGGTGGCAACGAGTCGAGCATCGCCATCACCGAGTGGAACCCCGAGACGCCCTACCTCCAGGCGATGCGCGCCGCCGGCGCCCAGAAGGCCTACGCGGCCTACCTGAAGGCGCGCGGTGACTACGCCAACAACCCGGCCTTCCTGCTGGACTGCGCGGACTTCCTGCTCAAGGGCGGCCAGCGCCCGCTCGGCCTGCGCGTGCTCTCCAACCTCGCGGAACTGCGGATTGAGGACCCGGCCCTGCTGCGTGTCTACGCGTGGCGGCTGCAACAGGCCGGTGAACTCGACACCGCCATCCGCGTCCTGCGCGGCGTGCTGCGCCTGCGCCCCGAGGAGCCCCAGTCCTACCGCGACCTCGCGCTCGCGCTCTCCCTGCGCGGCGAGGGCTCGCGCTCGGTGCCGGATTTGGAGGCGGCCATGGAGCTGCTCACCCAGGTGGTGATGAAGACGTGGGACCGCTTCCCCCAAATCGAGGTCATCGCGCTCATGGAGCTCAACCGCTTGCTCGCGCTCGCCGAGCGCCTCCAGGCCGGAGGCCCCCCGGCGCGCTGTGAGCTGGACGCGCGGCTGCGCAAGCTGCTCGACGTGGACGTGCGCATCGTCCTCTCTTGGGACGCGGACCTCACGGACGTGGACCTGCACGTGGAGGAGCCCACCGGCGAGACGGCCTACTACGGCCACAACCGCACCGAGCAGGGCGGGCTCGTGTCCCGGGACTTCACGCAGGGCTATGGCCCCGAGGAGTATGTGCTCCACCGCGCCCTGCCGGGCACCTACACCATCCGCGCGCACTACTACGGCTCCCGCCAGCAGACGCTGCTGGGGCCGGCCACCGTCACCGCCACCGTCATCACCCGCTATGGGCGGCCGGGCGAGCAGCGCCAGGTGCTCACGCTGCGCCTGGAGGGCGCCAAGGACCTCGTCGAGATCGGCAAGGTGCGGATCGGCAAGCTCCAGTGA
- a CDS encoding dCTP deaminase produces the protein MLADAAILVEREAGSLDIQPFSEMQLKGASYVLRLGRRFRRWTAGAAPIRLWAPGAGAEALMPSDEADTLLIEPGAFVLGCTLERIRLSPTLAAQISPLSHVARFGLGVTCGADLVSPGFGSVTPSPLTLELYNHNVRPLELEAGMPVAHLRFVRLSGVAERATRPSIYEGADPLSAPLLHEEWRGLLGGGT, from the coding sequence ATGCTGGCTGACGCGGCCATCCTCGTCGAGCGCGAGGCGGGCTCTCTGGACATACAGCCCTTCTCCGAAATGCAACTCAAGGGAGCGAGCTATGTGCTCCGGCTCGGGCGACGGTTCCGCCGCTGGACGGCGGGCGCCGCTCCCATCCGGCTGTGGGCACCGGGGGCGGGCGCGGAGGCGCTCATGCCATCAGACGAGGCGGATACGCTGCTGATTGAGCCCGGCGCCTTCGTGCTCGGATGCACATTGGAGCGGATCCGCCTGTCGCCGACGCTCGCCGCGCAGATCTCTCCTCTCTCCCACGTCGCGCGCTTCGGCCTGGGTGTCACCTGCGGGGCCGACTTGGTGAGCCCTGGCTTCGGCAGTGTGACACCGTCGCCGCTCACGCTTGAGCTTTACAACCACAACGTCAGACCGCTGGAATTGGAGGCGGGTATGCCAGTGGCGCACCTGCGCTTCGTCCGGCTATCGGGCGTTGCAGAGCGGGCAACGCGGCCAAGCATCTACGAGGGCGCTGATCCTCTGTCGGCGCCTTTGCTTCACGAGGAGTGGCGCGGTCTCCTGGGAGGCGGCACGTAA
- a CDS encoding molybdopterin-containing oxidoreductase family protein, with product MSATITEDPGATVVRSVCPHNCPDTCAILTTVKAGRAVEVRGDPDHPTTRGFLCAKVSRYLERTYHAGRVLHPMRRVGAKGEGRFEPISWKEALDEIARRFKEIIAVWGAQAILPYSFSGTLGLLHNNSMDRRFFHKLGASLLDRTICGSAGVVGMAYSMGSSMGMDTECFDGARTILLWGTNTLTSNPHLWPFVAAARKRGARVIAIDPRRTRTAEQCDEHIALLPGTDAALALGMMHVIFRDGLGDEDYMDRYCVGRTELAARAAEYPPDRVAAICGIPAASVEALAVEYATCKPAAIRLNFGMQRHAGGGMAVRAITCLPAVTGAWRSASGGVQLWTFETFPVNHAALQRFELIPPGTRTLNMVELGRILTEVTDPPVKALFVYNSNPASVAPDLERVKAGLRREDLFTVVHEQFHTDTANFADLLLPATTQLEHVDMHIGYGHLYVMWNAAAIAPLGEAVPNTDLFRRLAAHMGFSDPCFQDSDESMARQALQSEHPWLAGITLERVQAEGAVRLNVPTPFAPYAEGGFSTPSGKCELFSERMARDGHDPLPAWTPPRESSASSPALFARYPLALISPPGHYFLNSTFSNVLARFEKGPHLEIHPTDAAARSIINGQRVRIRNDRGAFLAEAVVTERARPGVVVAPSLWLSSLTPDGRNVNHTTSQAVTDMGGGATFYDNLVEVEGAS from the coding sequence ATGAGCGCCACAATCACCGAAGACCCAGGCGCGACAGTCGTGCGGAGCGTGTGCCCGCACAACTGCCCGGACACCTGTGCCATTCTGACCACGGTCAAGGCTGGCCGAGCTGTCGAGGTACGAGGCGATCCCGACCATCCGACGACTCGGGGCTTCCTCTGCGCGAAGGTCTCTCGGTACCTGGAGCGTACCTATCATGCCGGCCGCGTGCTCCACCCGATGCGCCGCGTGGGCGCGAAAGGTGAGGGGCGCTTCGAGCCGATCTCCTGGAAGGAGGCGCTCGACGAGATCGCGCGCCGGTTCAAGGAGATCATCGCGGTGTGGGGGGCGCAGGCAATCCTGCCGTACTCGTTCAGCGGCACGCTCGGGCTCCTGCACAACAATTCGATGGATCGACGGTTCTTCCACAAGCTCGGCGCCTCGCTCCTCGATCGCACGATTTGCGGCTCCGCCGGCGTGGTCGGCATGGCCTACAGCATGGGTAGTTCCATGGGCATGGATACAGAGTGCTTCGACGGAGCGCGCACGATCCTCCTGTGGGGCACCAACACGTTGACCTCGAACCCCCACCTCTGGCCGTTCGTCGCTGCGGCGCGCAAGAGAGGGGCGAGGGTGATAGCGATCGATCCACGGAGGACGCGGACCGCGGAGCAGTGCGATGAGCATATCGCGCTGCTGCCGGGGACTGACGCGGCGCTGGCGCTCGGGATGATGCACGTCATCTTCCGTGACGGCCTAGGCGACGAGGATTATATGGACCGATACTGCGTGGGCCGGACCGAGCTGGCAGCGCGTGCCGCCGAGTACCCGCCTGATCGTGTGGCGGCCATCTGCGGGATCCCAGCGGCATCGGTCGAGGCCCTCGCGGTTGAATACGCGACGTGCAAGCCTGCAGCCATCCGCCTGAATTTCGGGATGCAGCGCCACGCTGGCGGAGGGATGGCGGTGCGCGCCATCACGTGCTTGCCAGCGGTGACCGGCGCATGGCGCTCCGCCTCTGGCGGTGTCCAGCTATGGACCTTCGAAACTTTCCCGGTCAATCATGCCGCGTTGCAGCGTTTTGAGCTGATCCCGCCCGGCACCCGCACTCTCAACATGGTCGAGCTCGGGCGGATCCTCACGGAGGTCACCGACCCACCCGTCAAGGCCCTCTTTGTCTACAATTCGAATCCAGCCAGTGTGGCTCCCGACCTGGAGCGCGTCAAGGCTGGGCTCCGGCGCGAGGATCTCTTCACGGTCGTTCACGAGCAGTTCCACACGGACACGGCCAACTTCGCGGATCTCCTCCTCCCGGCGACCACGCAGCTTGAGCACGTGGATATGCACATCGGTTACGGTCACCTGTATGTCATGTGGAACGCGGCGGCAATCGCGCCGCTCGGCGAGGCCGTCCCGAATACGGACCTCTTCCGGAGGCTCGCGGCGCACATGGGCTTCAGCGATCCGTGCTTCCAGGACAGTGACGAGTCCATGGCTCGGCAGGCGTTGCAGAGCGAGCACCCATGGCTCGCGGGGATCACACTCGAGCGCGTTCAAGCCGAGGGAGCGGTGCGCCTGAATGTTCCGACGCCGTTCGCGCCGTACGCCGAAGGAGGCTTCTCGACGCCCTCCGGCAAGTGCGAACTCTTCTCCGAGAGGATGGCCCGCGACGGCCATGACCCGCTGCCGGCATGGACTCCCCCACGGGAGAGCAGCGCGTCGAGCCCTGCGCTCTTTGCACGCTATCCGCTGGCGCTGATCTCACCGCCCGGTCATTACTTCTTGAACAGCACGTTTAGCAATGTGCTGGCGCGCTTCGAGAAGGGCCCGCACCTGGAGATCCACCCCACCGACGCGGCGGCGCGCTCGATCATCAATGGCCAGAGAGTACGTATCCGGAACGATCGCGGCGCGTTCCTGGCCGAGGCCGTCGTGACGGAGAGGGCGCGACCGGGGGTGGTCGTCGCTCCGTCGCTCTGGTTGAGTTCGCTCACACCTGATGGGCGGAACGTGAACCACACGACTTCGCAGGCGGTGACCGACATGGGCGGCGGGGCGACGTTCTACGATAACCTCGTGGAGGTCGAGGGCGCGAGCTGA
- a CDS encoding phosphotransferase has product MSTLNKSNLVPDMMEPEAAVALHCALERLYQSDHLKDVWPSALESTSASGRIPLHEVEIVVLPLDRIGAPPGASGASVYVAYFAHAVDESKRRTASQPLVVKIGASNKLRAEKDGAEKWPRLTGQERSKFAFPLQLDETDPERAVLVAPFQSLSEMQPDGSRHKVEVRDLWRLLENKNEPNPAHTTDWNKIRRLIAEALDSVEPSHRAGRARPKAETTTYADQYEWYLRETTNDKAKHLPRLLFGTEARTRVFGREWPNPTEVVRRIIRHGMSFSGILGAVHGDLHPKNIVLTGYDGVQIIDFGWATNPRHVVVDYVLLDLNLRGTTLPSQIDEGAILSLASFLNLHDDLDALPTPVRARAEVIRNVIWEKAKKRAIEKDWTAEYLVPLLLVGYGLLVHLDSARNQPALIATVLQLSELLEPTVLAATTV; this is encoded by the coding sequence GTGAGCACGCTTAACAAGTCGAATTTGGTTCCGGACATGATGGAGCCGGAGGCTGCCGTGGCGCTTCACTGTGCGCTTGAGCGCCTATACCAAAGCGATCATCTAAAGGACGTATGGCCCAGTGCATTGGAGTCAACCTCCGCGTCCGGCCGGATACCGCTTCACGAAGTTGAGATTGTGGTTCTGCCACTCGACCGCATCGGAGCGCCCCCGGGGGCGAGTGGTGCGAGTGTATACGTGGCATACTTTGCGCACGCCGTAGATGAATCGAAAAGGCGCACGGCGTCGCAGCCTCTGGTCGTGAAAATCGGAGCGTCCAACAAGCTTCGCGCCGAGAAGGACGGCGCCGAAAAGTGGCCTAGGCTAACGGGACAGGAGCGGTCCAAGTTCGCCTTCCCGCTGCAGCTCGACGAGACCGACCCCGAAAGAGCCGTTCTGGTCGCTCCCTTCCAATCCCTGTCGGAGATGCAGCCGGATGGCAGTCGACATAAGGTCGAAGTGCGTGACTTGTGGCGTCTCTTGGAGAACAAAAACGAGCCTAATCCGGCGCATACGACCGACTGGAACAAGATCAGGCGTCTCATTGCCGAGGCGCTCGACTCAGTGGAGCCCTCGCACCGAGCCGGAAGGGCTCGCCCCAAAGCCGAGACAACTACCTACGCGGACCAGTACGAATGGTACTTAAGGGAAACCACAAACGACAAGGCGAAGCACTTACCACGGTTGCTGTTCGGGACGGAGGCACGTACCCGAGTGTTCGGCCGCGAATGGCCGAACCCAACCGAGGTGGTCCGCCGCATAATTAGGCACGGCATGTCCTTCTCGGGTATCCTGGGCGCCGTGCACGGCGACTTGCACCCTAAGAATATCGTGCTCACCGGTTACGATGGTGTCCAGATCATTGACTTCGGCTGGGCAACTAACCCTCGGCATGTGGTTGTCGACTATGTCCTGCTCGACCTAAACCTTCGGGGAACGACGTTGCCGTCTCAGATCGACGAAGGTGCGATTCTCTCGCTGGCAAGCTTCCTTAATCTGCATGACGATCTGGACGCACTGCCGACGCCGGTGCGCGCTCGTGCCGAGGTGATCAGGAACGTCATCTGGGAAAAGGCAAAGAAGCGGGCGATCGAGAAGGATTGGACTGCGGAATATCTGGTCCCGCTCCTGCTCGTGGGTTACGGCCTACTCGTTCATCTGGACAGCGCGCGCAACCAACCCGCCCTAATTGCAACCGTGCTCCAGCTGTCGGAACTGCTTGAGCCGACCGTGTTGGCAGCCACGACCGTATGA
- a CDS encoding transposase yields MHANDRQGLERLCRYGARGALALERLSRAEDGRIAYRMKRPLPDGTTAPALHRAYAAPPAGQPGASAEVKPDEVPRRLCPRRESAASSAPSGRGGAGVRLMGYPSASLTSRSASARYAL; encoded by the coding sequence ATGCATGCGAACGACAGGCAAGGACTGGAGCGGCTATGCCGCTATGGGGCACGCGGTGCACTGGCACTGGAGCGGTTGTCACGAGCGGAGGATGGCCGCATCGCCTACCGCATGAAGCGCCCGCTGCCGGACGGCACCACGGCACCAGCTCTTCACCGGGCTTACGCTGCTCCGCCGGCTGGCCAGCCTGGTGCCTCCGCCGAGGTCAAACCTGACGAGGTTCCACGGCGTCTTTGCCCCAGGCGCGAAAGTGCGGCCAGTTCTGCTCCCTCAGGCAGGGGCGGAGCCGGAGTGCGGCTCATGGGCTACCCGTCAGCCTCTCTCACCTCCCGCTCTGCTTCCGCCCGCTACGCCCTATAG
- a CDS encoding protein kinase domain-containing protein, translating into MHARGVLHRDLKPEHIVVRASDGQPVLLDFGAGWYEGAAPLTTGALPPATLYLLSPEAVRFLWSSAERPGTHYVFQPTDDLYALGVCLYRATTGHYPFSEWLPADVLQSAIVHVRPLEPARVNPRVPRALSDVIVRLLAKEPRERYRSGAASALLVRHRLLQARDLIPPGPGAGAH; encoded by the coding sequence ATGCACGCGCGAGGGGTGCTGCACCGCGACCTCAAGCCCGAGCACATCGTGGTGCGCGCGTCGGATGGACAGCCGGTGCTGCTGGACTTCGGAGCGGGGTGGTACGAGGGAGCGGCCCCGCTCACCACGGGAGCGTTGCCGCCGGCCACGCTGTACCTGCTCAGTCCCGAGGCGGTGCGTTTCCTGTGGAGCAGCGCCGAGCGCCCCGGGACGCACTACGTCTTTCAACCCACGGATGACTTGTATGCCTTGGGAGTGTGTCTGTACCGGGCGACCACGGGGCATTACCCCTTCTCCGAGTGGCTGCCAGCGGATGTATTGCAGTCGGCCATCGTCCACGTGAGGCCGTTGGAGCCCGCGCGAGTCAATCCGCGAGTGCCCCGGGCCCTGAGTGACGTGATTGTCCGGCTGCTGGCGAAGGAGCCCCGGGAGCGCTACCGGAGTGGAGCGGCTTCGGCTCTCCTCGTTCGACATCGATTGCTCCAAGCACGGGACCTCATCCCACCCGGGCCCGGGGCCGGCGCACATTGA